In Patescibacteria group bacterium, a single window of DNA contains:
- a CDS encoding glycosyltransferase family 2 protein, with the protein MTKIFIIVLNWNQPKLTIETFQSLQKLKVTKEFQVKIIIVDNGSNDNSVAEFRKLKPGKFSLEIMEAGRNLGFAAGNNLGMKYAIDKNADYVLLVNNDVIVDSNLLTNLLKKAEENKNNAIISPKIYFAKGFEFHKKYKKTELGKVIWYAGGKIDWKNIYATNNGVDEIDKKQYDKSKEIDFATGACMLINIKALKEVGLFDEKYFMYLEDADLSVRLGKKGYKIIYEPRAFLWHKVAQSSGIGSDLNDYFISRNRLLFGFKYAKMRAKFALFRESLRLFIMGRHFQGVGIRDFYLRKFRKGSWE; encoded by the coding sequence ATGACTAAGATCTTCATAATAGTTTTGAATTGGAATCAGCCAAAATTAACAATTGAGACATTTCAGAGTTTACAAAAACTAAAAGTAACAAAAGAATTTCAGGTGAAAATTATAATTGTTGATAACGGAAGCAATGATAATTCTGTTGCTGAATTTAGAAAGTTAAAGCCGGGAAAATTTTCTTTGGAAATAATGGAAGCAGGGCGGAATTTAGGATTTGCTGCAGGAAATAATTTAGGAATGAAATATGCAATCGATAAAAATGCAGATTATGTGCTTCTCGTAAATAATGATGTAATTGTTGACTCAAATTTGCTTACGAATTTGCTAAAAAAAGCAGAAGAAAATAAAAATAACGCGATAATCTCACCTAAGATTTATTTTGCTAAGGGATTTGAATTTCATAAGAAATACAAAAAAACAGAACTCGGGAAAGTTATTTGGTACGCCGGAGGAAAAATTGATTGGAAGAATATTTACGCGACAAATAATGGAGTTGATGAAATCGATAAAAAACAATACGACAAATCGAAAGAAATCGATTTTGCAACAGGAGCATGTATGTTGATTAACATAAAAGCTTTAAAAGAGGTTGGTCTTTTTGATGAGAAATATTTTATGTATTTAGAAGATGCAGATTTATCTGTACGTCTAGGAAAAAAAGGTTACAAAATAATTTATGAGCCAAGGGCATTTTTGTGGCACAAAGTAGCACAATCCTCTGGAATAGGAAGTGATCTAAATGATTATTTTATTTCCAGAAACAGACTTTTATTTGGATTTAAATATGCAAAGATGCGAGCAAAATTTGCATTATTCAGAGAATCTTTAAGATTATTTATAATGGGACGTCACTTCCAGGGAGTTGGAATACGAGATTTTTATTTAAGAAAATTTAGAAAAGGGAGTTGGGAATGA
- a CDS encoding glycosyltransferase family 2 protein, with translation MKSKISVVITAVDGEEKYLPLCLSSVKNIASEIIIVDMSGGKKITEAAKKYKAKIFVHEFVNYVEPVRNFGISKATGEWILILDPDEEIKKELKERLNEIVENNEADYVRIPRENIVFGKILHHSRWWPDYNIRFFKKGKVTWDEVIHSVPMTEGNGIDLEAKNEFAITHHHYETIEQFIERMNRYTSVQAKLKAKDYNFSPHDLIAKPSAEFLSRYFAGQGYRDGIFGFALSALQAFSELVVYLKIWQMQGFKDEEMQISNVIGEIAKQKRELNYWENDVIIKENGGIIPRIRRKFKV, from the coding sequence GTGAAAAGCAAGATTTCTGTTGTTATTACTGCAGTTGACGGCGAGGAGAAGTATTTGCCGCTTTGTTTGTCTTCGGTTAAGAATATAGCAAGCGAAATAATTATTGTTGATATGAGCGGAGGCAAGAAAATTACTGAAGCTGCCAAAAAATATAAGGCTAAGATTTTTGTTCATGAATTTGTAAATTATGTTGAACCGGTACGAAATTTTGGAATATCTAAGGCAACTGGAGAGTGGATTTTAATACTTGATCCAGACGAAGAGATTAAAAAAGAATTAAAAGAGCGATTAAATGAGATTGTAGAAAATAATGAAGCAGATTACGTAAGAATTCCGCGCGAAAATATTGTTTTTGGAAAGATACTTCATCATTCTCGTTGGTGGCCAGATTATAATATTAGATTTTTTAAAAAGGGAAAAGTTACTTGGGACGAGGTAATTCATAGTGTGCCAATGACAGAAGGAAACGGAATTGATTTGGAAGCAAAAAACGAGTTTGCAATAACACATCATCACTACGAAACAATCGAACAATTTATTGAACGAATGAATAGGTACACAAGCGTTCAGGCGAAACTAAAAGCAAAAGATTATAATTTTAGTCCTCATGATTTAATTGCAAAACCTTCAGCAGAATTTTTAAGTAGATATTTTGCCGGACAGGGATATAGAGATGGAATTTTTGGATTTGCATTATCTGCTTTGCAGGCTTTTTCTGAACTTGTTGTTTATCTGAAAATTTGGCAAATGCAAGGATTTAAAGATGAAGAAATGCAAATCAGTAATGTGATAGGAGAAATTGCAAAACAAAAAAGGGAACTTAATTATTGGGAAAATGATGTGATTATTAAAGAAAATGGCGGTATAATTCCAAGGATAAGACGTAAATTTAAAGTATGA
- a CDS encoding oligosaccharide flippase family protein — MEDIHPEEHFDPTSEITLETVKDRMVKGVVTLTSQYFVLYLITFLTTGALTIFLSPAEFGIFGILSTVKLIMSYFSDIGLAASLIQKKENLTTKDLQTAFTVQQGLVILLLIILFLITPVIKNTYHLGQDGIYLMYALGISLFFSSLKTIPSVLLERHLKFERLAFVNIIENLIYNLILVFLAWKGLGITSYTVSFLASGIVGVILIYFMQPWKIGISFSLPTLKHLLKFGIPYQANTFIALLKDQAPILLLGKIVGLEGVGYLTWAQGWAQAPLRIVMDNVQRVSFPAFARMQDDKSELSKTLTRTIFFITFLVMPAVLGMIILAPQLIHVVPKWVKWTPAIIPLIFFGFNSIVASFTTQITNVFNAIGKIKITSYLMIMWTVLTLIFVPLLATKFGIDGAAFAYCIVEVSSIIAIYLAKKYVNFSLNESVLKPLYASAGMAILLLILRSIFTPSFYSIGLMVIVGGLFYFVLLLFLVGKSLIEDAKKSFNTLFNR, encoded by the coding sequence GTGGAAGATATTCATCCAGAAGAGCATTTTGATCCTACATCTGAGATAACACTGGAAACTGTGAAAGATAGAATGGTTAAGGGAGTTGTGACTTTAACTTCTCAATATTTTGTTTTGTATTTAATAACTTTTTTGACAACTGGGGCATTAACTATTTTTCTAAGCCCTGCAGAATTTGGAATTTTTGGAATACTTTCTACTGTAAAACTTATCATGAGTTATTTTTCTGATATAGGACTCGCAGCTTCTCTTATTCAGAAAAAAGAAAATTTAACAACAAAAGATTTGCAAACTGCTTTTACAGTCCAGCAGGGGCTGGTTATTTTACTTTTGATAATTTTATTTTTGATTACTCCAGTAATTAAAAATACATATCATTTGGGACAAGATGGAATTTATTTAATGTATGCGCTTGGGATTTCGCTTTTTTTCTCATCTTTAAAAACAATTCCTTCAGTACTTCTTGAAAGACATTTAAAATTTGAAAGACTAGCATTTGTAAATATTATTGAAAATTTAATTTACAATTTGATTTTAGTTTTTTTGGCATGGAAAGGACTTGGAATAACATCTTATACAGTTTCGTTTTTGGCTTCTGGGATAGTTGGAGTGATTCTTATTTATTTTATGCAACCTTGGAAAATCGGAATAAGTTTCTCACTTCCAACATTAAAACATCTATTAAAATTTGGAATACCATATCAAGCTAATACTTTTATTGCTCTTCTTAAAGATCAAGCGCCAATACTTTTACTTGGAAAAATTGTTGGGCTTGAAGGAGTCGGTTATTTAACTTGGGCGCAAGGGTGGGCACAAGCACCACTTCGCATTGTAATGGATAATGTACAAAGAGTTAGTTTTCCCGCTTTTGCAAGAATGCAGGACGATAAAAGTGAACTTTCAAAAACTCTTACAAGAACAATATTTTTTATAACTTTTTTGGTAATGCCGGCAGTTTTAGGAATGATCATTTTGGCACCACAATTAATTCATGTAGTTCCTAAATGGGTGAAATGGACACCAGCAATAATTCCTTTAATATTTTTTGGATTTAATTCAATAGTCGCGAGTTTTACAACGCAAATTACAAATGTTTTTAATGCAATTGGAAAAATTAAAATAACATCATATTTAATGATTATGTGGACAGTACTCACATTAATTTTTGTGCCGCTTTTGGCCACTAAATTTGGAATTGATGGAGCAGCTTTTGCATATTGTATTGTTGAAGTTTCGTCAATTATCGCAATATATTTAGCCAAAAAATATGTAAACTTTTCATTAAATGAAAGTGTTTTGAAACCACTATATGCAAGTGCTGGAATGGCAATTTTACTTTTAATTTTGCGAAGTATTTTTACGCCAAGTTTTTATTCGATTGGATTAATGGTTATTGTCGGTGGTCTATTTTATTTTGTTTTACTTTTATTTTTAGTTGGTAAAAGTTTAATTGAAGATGCGAAAAAATCGTTTAACACATTATTTAACCGCTAA